TGGACGAGTGGAACCTCGTCGAGAAGAAGATTCCGAGCTTCGATCTGGTTTTCGAGATCGATCAGAGTCACGTCAAGACGAGCGAAGCAGCGCTTACCGAGGAGCAGCGGACCGTGCTCGAGCTGATCAATGGCCAGCGCGATGTGCAGGCGATCATCGACGAAGCCGGCCTCGTGGAATTCGAGGTCGGCAAGGCATTGTACGGCTTGCTCACCGCCGGGTTCGTGCATCGCGTCGGCCGCACGAAGGCGAACGTCGAGCCGCAAGTTTCAGAAACGCGAATCGAGGAGCACCGCAATCTCGGCATCGCCTTTTACAAGACAGGCATGCTCGAGGAGGCTTTGCGCGAATTGCGACGCGTGCTCGACTTGCGCGCGAATGACTCGCCGGCGCGGTTCTTCATCGGCGTGGTCATGGCGCGACAGTCGAAGTGGGCCGAAGCGACGACCATCCTCAAGGAAGCAGCGGGCCAGCCGGGCGTGCGGTACGCGGTGTTGCACAATCTCGCCTATGTGCTCGAGCGCCAGGGACGGTACGCGGAGGCGCAGACGGCCCTCGAGGAAGCGGTGCGGCGCGGCGGCGCCACGGACGCGCGCGTGCAGACGTCGATCGGCATCGTCGCGTTGCTCGCGGGGGACGTGGTCAGCGCCGACAGCGCGTTAGGCGCGGCGCGTCCGTTGTTCGGCACTCGTCCGCCGACGGCGGCATGGTTCCACTACGCGGCGCTCACCGCGGCGCTCCTCGGCGATCATCAACGGGCCGCCGAACTGCTCACGGCCGGCATTGCGGCGCATCCGCACGCGGCCGCGCTTCACAACAACCTCGCCGTCGTGCGCGAGCGACAAGGGCAATACGACGTCGCGCTCGAGACGCTGGAGAAGGGAATGCAGGAAGACCCGGGGCTGGCGCAACTGCAGAAGAACCTTGGCGATCTCCTCTACCGCGTCGGCCGATACGATGAGGCGTTCGAGGCGTATCAGCGCGCAGTGAAAGCGAACCCGGACATCGGTGGCGACGTGTATCTCAAACTC
The sequence above is a segment of the Gemmatimonadaceae bacterium genome. Coding sequences within it:
- a CDS encoding DUF4388 domain-containing protein; translated protein: MAIKGSLKEASLPDVLQLLAMGKKTGCLSVTHRSNFGNIFFEKGRICYASIVNRRDRLGDMLVKNSVISQQQLDSAIAAQTKARDKRIGELLVEQNALAREELHQYVRRQIEEAVYFLFTWMQGTFNFEADVHPEEQDLLVSINPESLLLEGARRMDEWNLVEKKIPSFDLVFEIDQSHVKTSEAALTEEQRTVLELINGQRDVQAIIDEAGLVEFEVGKALYGLLTAGFVHRVGRTKANVEPQVSETRIEEHRNLGIAFYKTGMLEEALRELRRVLDLRANDSPARFFIGVVMARQSKWAEATTILKEAAGQPGVRYAVLHNLAYVLERQGRYAEAQTALEEAVRRGGATDARVQTSIGIVALLAGDVVSADSALGAARPLFGTRPPTAAWFHYAALTAALLGDHQRAAELLTAGIAAHPHAAALHNNLAVVRERQGQYDVALETLEKGMQEDPGLAQLQKNLGDLLYRVGRYDEAFEAYQRAVKANPDIGGDVYLKLGNIRFRRQDRDEAVRCWERALELDPDNAIVRTNLESVRQVLG